Proteins from one Triticum aestivum cultivar Chinese Spring chromosome 7A, IWGSC CS RefSeq v2.1, whole genome shotgun sequence genomic window:
- the LOC123148650 gene encoding disease resistance protein RGA5: protein MEGVLVSAATGVLKSLLCKLAALLEGEYRMHKGLRRDIAFLKDELSSMNALLEKLAEAEALDTQLREWRDQVREMAYEIEDYIDRYMNHHVHRDPDKPNAVMELFWKGVCKVKSFGAHHEMAVQIKELKSRIIEASQRRDRYRLDAMVCSASSNAARTDPRLPALFVEGASLVGIDGPKDELIKLVTDEELALKVVSLIGFGGSGKTTLANQVYQKTGKLFNCQAFVSVSQNPDIRKILRSMLSQIRKEDSPISRSSDEAWLINSMRNFLKDKRYLIVIDDIWSIQVWKTIKCALLENSCGSRIIVTTRNVSVAKSCCFPRLDLAYELRPLTEADSKILFFTRVFGSVEKCPLHLNEISTEIIKKCGGLPLAIITIGSLLTTKSDSREDWIRVRNSIGRGLEKNPHVEEMERILSLSYNDLTLQLKTCLLYLSMYPEDYEVQMEDLVRRWIAERFVKVVGGKNLFDTGKDYFYELINRNMIQPTYINYDGQAMACRVHDMIRDLIISKAVEENFITSSGHQTHSLVSQHKVRRLSIDYRGLENVKTVSSMVTAHVQTLGVFGCTDQVPPLSEFPALRMLALDRSEELEIGYLKNITKLCLLRYLRIEGSCITELPEQIGDLQCLEMLDLNGTGIRELPASIVQLLQLKLLLVDGAKLPHGIGNMQGLEELSCVTVDDSTSINLLQELGSLTRMRILGLKLCMSAHKTSTSYVDRLVSSLGKLGSSQLERLFVKTDGRLIDIPVGSWSPPPRLLQELITSDLCLCQIPDWMASMASLTCLQIGVNQVTQETLLVLGGLPVLLSLTLNSSQNAEPKQRLVVSNNMFRCLKRFLLYCEVGLLTFEAGAMPKLKALEFQIVALEAKSACIAPDLGISNLCALSDLCIWIDCQGEKAEEGVHELESAIRVAASLLPNRPTPYFHRLY, encoded by the exons ATGGAAGGAGTCCTGGTGAGTGCCGCCACGGGGGTCCTGAAATCCCTCCTCTGCAAGCTCGCCGCACTGCTGGAGGGGGAGTACAGGATGCACAAGGGCCTGCGGCGCGACATCGCCTTCCTCAAGGATGAGCTGAGCAGCATGAATGCTCTCCTGGAGAAGCTGGCCGAGGCGGAGGCTCTCGACACGCAGCTCAGGGAGTGGAGGGACCAAGTGAGGGAGATGGCCTATGAGATCGAGGATTACATCGACAGGTACATGAATCACCACGTCCACCGTGATCCGGACAAGCCTAACGCCGTCATGGAGCTCTTTTGGAAGGGCGTCTGCAAGGTGAAAAGCTTTGGAGCTCACCATGAGATGGCGGTGCAAATCAAAGAACTCAAGTCCCGCATCATCGAGGCAAGTCAGCGCCGTGACAGGTACAGGCTTGACGCGATGGTCTGTTCTGCGAGCTCCAATGCTGCGCGCACCGACCCTCGGTTGCCTGCCCTCTTTGTGGAGGGAGCCAGCCTTGTTGGCATTGATGGTCCAAAGGATGAGTTAATTAAGTTGGTCACGGATGAGGAGCTCGCACTGAAGGTTGTTTCTCTCATAGGCTTTGGAGGGTCAGGGAAGACAACTCTTGCTAATCAAGTATACCAAAAAACTGGTAAACTGTTCAATTGCCAAGCTTTTGTGTCGGTGTCGCAAAATCCTGACATAAGAAAGATTTTGCGGTCCATGCTCTCTCAAATAAGAAAGGAAGACTCTCCCATTTCTCGATCGAGCGATGAGGCGTGGCTCATCAACTCAATGAGAAATTTCTTGAAGGACAAGAG GTATCTTATAGTAATTGATGATATATGGAGTATCCAAGTGTGGAAGACTATCAAGTGTGCCTTGCTTGAAAATTCCTGTGGTAGTAGAATAATAGTGACAACACGAAATGTCAGTGTTGCCAAGTCATGTTGCTTCCCTCGCCTTGACCTTGCATATGAATTAAGGCCTCTGACTGAAGCTGATTCGAAAATCTTGTTCTTTACAAGAGTTTTTGGCTCTGTGGAAAAATGCCCACTTCACCTGAATGAAATTTCAACTGAGATCATAAAAAAGTGTGGTGGTTTACCATTAGCAATCATCACAATTGGTAGTTTGTTGACCACAAAATCCGATAGCAGAGAAGACTGGATCAGGGTTCGAAATTCGATTGGTCGAGGACTTGAGAAAAACCCTCATGTGGAGGAAATGGAAAGGATTTTATCACTTAGCTATAATGATCTTACTCTCCAACTGAAGACCTGCCTGCTGTATTTAAGTATGTATCCGGAAGATTATGAGGTCCAAATGGAAGATTTGGTGAGGAGGTGGATAGCAGAAAGATTTGTTAAGGTTGTTGGTGGGAAAAATTTATTTGACACAGGAAAAGATTATTTCTATGAACTGATAAACAGAAACATGATACAACCAACATATATCAACTATGATGGTCAAGCAATGGCATGccgtgtgcatgatatgatccgtGATCTCATTATATCCAAGGCAGTGGAAGAAAATTTTATCACTTCTAGTGGTCATCAAACACATAGCCTGGTTTCACAGCATAAAGTTCGCCGACTCTCGATTGACTACCGTGGCCTAGAAAATGTGAAGACAGTGTCATCCATGGTCACTGCTCATGTTCAAACCCTTGGCGTCTTTGGATGTACTGATCAAGTACCTCCCCTTTCGGAATTTCCGGCCCTGAGAATGCTTGCTCTAGACAGGAGTGAGGAGTTGGAAATTGGTTATCTTAAAAATATAACAAAGTTGTGTCTGTTGAGGTACCTGCGGATTGAAGGAAGCTGCATTACAGAACTCCCTGAACAGATCGGAGATCTACAGTGTTTGGAGATGCTGGATTTAAATGGTACTGGTATAAGGGAATTGCCAGCAAGTATTGTTCAGCTGCTGCAACTGAAACTGCTACTTGTTGATGGCGCAAAACTACCACATGGCATTGGGAACATGCAAGGCCTAGAGGAACTGTCATGCGTAACTGTGGACGACAGTACCTCAATCAATCTCTTGCAGGAGTTGGGAAGTTTGACTAGAATGAGAATTCTTGGCCTGAAGTTGTGCATGAGCGCACATAAGACAAGCACAAGTTATGTGGATAGATTGGTTTCATCGCTTGGCAAACTTGGGAGCTCTCAGCTTGAGCGTCTGTTCGTCAAAACGGATGGCCGTTTGATTGACATTCCAGTTGGTTCTTGGTCGCCGCCTCCCCGTCTCCTGCAGGAGCTAATCACCTCTGATTTGTGTCTCTGTCAGATACCTGATTGGATGGCCTCAATGGCCAGCCTCACCTGCCTTCAAATCGGCGTTAATCAAGTGACGCAGGAGACCCTTCTCGTGCTTGGTGGTTTGCCTGTCTTGTTATCTCTGACGCTGAACTCCTCACAAAATGCTGAACCCAAACAAAGGCTCGTGGTCAGCAACAACATGTTCCGATGCCTGAAGCGGTTCCTCCTCTATTGTGAGGTGGGTCTTCTGACGTTTGAAGCCGGAGCCATGCCAAAACTCAAAGCGCTCGAATTTCAGATTGTGGCGCTCGAAGCGAAATCTGCGTGCATCGCTCCCGACCTTGGCATCAGCAACCTCTGTGCCCTTAGTGATCTCTGCATCTGGATTGACTGCCAGGGTGAAAAGGCCGAGGAGGGGGTTCACGAGCTGGAGTCTGCAATCAGGGTTGCGGCCAGCCTACTTCCCAACCGTCCTACACCGTATTTCCATAGGTTGTATTGA